The Prionailurus viverrinus isolate Anna chromosome X, UM_Priviv_1.0, whole genome shotgun sequence genome segment GATTCATTGCTGTTCCTGGGTAAAGAACATCTACTTTCTCAAATTACAAGGCAGGGTAATTTCATCTGTAGGCTGTGCATTTTCTTGTATGTGATTTCTGCTAACAGGAGGCAGTCAGTGGGCCATGACTGCCATGTCTGGTATGTGTGGAAGATTCTCTAGGTAGACTAGGTACCTATCTTCCccacaaaaatagcaaaaatcaataaaacacaaaatgtggACCTTTTCAGAAATGTTCTTTAAGCTGGTAAAATGAACTTTGAGACATTAAGATATAAAATTATCTGTTAACTAGGGAAAAGTTAGGTGATATATatcaaaaaaagaatactttagTTTTGGAAAAGTTGATTTGTGgcccttctttcttttaataaagagAGTACAAGTTTGGTTTCCTGATAAGGTCCCTCTGAGTCCAAGATAATAAgaacacaatatataaaaatgctttGTGTCCCACTGTTTGTAACtgagaacaataaaaagaaaaaagttctcaGATCCATTAATGTCTGATTTTTTAAGTGGCTGGGAAACACTTCTTACTCTACTGCAGAGGTTGGTAAGCTCAGCCAGCcggccacctgtttttgtaaacagTTTCACTGGACCACAGTCACATCCATGCATTTCCCCCatggtctatggctgctttcatacaACGACAGCATGCTTGAATGGTTGCAAAAGGCCTGCAAAGTctcaaatatttcactttttccctTTACAGAACAAGTTTACTTTGATTATTAAGAAACCATTATTCTAACCCTGATCATTTTTGGGTGGTATTCTGCATGAGCATTAACTTTCAAAGCCTATGTTAGCGCATGCAGTTTAACCCAAATTCCTAGCCTACAAAATTAAAGGTCAGTACACACCAAAATCTAATCATTTTCATGCAGATTTTCTCCATAAGGTATTACAGGGGATGAAACGGAGTCGACAGAACGTTCATTAAGTAATAATACTGGCTCATGTAAAATGGTGCCCTGAGAAACCCAGACTGAAATATCTCAAGGTAGAAGCTGgtgttcataaaaaaaattacctaaaaagATGAAGCcttcaggaaaatataaagatatgtaTTTCAGCATGAATAAAGTCAGGTTTGCATTACTGGATAAGCCCGGGCATCAAATTCCCCGACGGGGTAAGGCAGAGCTGCAAAGAAACCTCCCCACATAGTCTACACTTTTATGGGATCCCAGAGTGGGGATAGTTGCCCACGTTTTGCCCTATAGGGAAGATACGTACCATACCAGTGGTGCAGCAAGTGTCTGTTCAAAGTCCCAGCTTTGTCTCTGAGATCTTTAGAAACCACTTTGGAAACAGACACTCTTCATGAAGCAATGGGGGTGATGTCTAAATAGTCCTGGATTGTCAATATATCCTACACATCCAAGGATGACATAGAATGGCATTAAGTGGAACTTCAATGAGAATTACAGGGTTTGCAACTAGACATGGTGGGCTAGAATCTCCTGGACCACTTAAGTTAACGTATATTGGTGATGGCCATCTAAATCCTGTAAGAGCTGAATGCATAAGATCCTTTTATAGGGAACTTCACAAATATGCAAAGCTCAATTTTACTGAATCTTTCTGGCCGCAAAAATAGCTCCACTTTCTGGATTTTAAAATCAATTGCTCTTGGGTACATTGTAACACGTGGGGTGAAATTTTCAGTTCATGTCTCAAACTTTGCTTTGGTGTCTGCTATGTGACCGATCTACTTCCTTTGTCATAAAGAGTCAGAGTGTTCTCCCACTTTTAAGAAACGTATtgagggggacacctgggtggcttagttggttaagcatccaactcttgatttcggctcgggtcatgatctctgggttcgtgggattgagccccacgttgagcgctgcgctacttgggattctctcttcctctccctctgtcactctgcccctctcccctgcttgtgctctctctttcaaaataaacattaaaaaagaaacttatcaGGAACagacaggttttttgtttgtttactcaaactttgaaaatataatctGCACTATTgtaagattactttaaaaatgtgatgaTGACTGTAGGTGGTGAAATGCTTTCAGTGACTCATAATTAGATAACACCCAGCTTGGGAAGAAGAGTAAAAAAGTACTTTTTACTAGAGAAAACGTAATGAGATGTTGCCATCAACTTAGGGCAGCATACTAGCACTTTACAAACATAAAATTGCAGCTTTACAAAAATCCGACTTAGTACTTAGATTTGAATACCctaattttatatacttaaagtctttaattaaaaataaaaacagcaacaactcAATTGCAAGTTGACAAACAGGGCAAAATTCCTGGCCAAAAATAGTCATTAAAAGCTAacacatagttacaaaatgtattttacgttgactttttaaaagtgaaattttgtgttaaaatcataaaatacaaggCCTAGAATAGAAGCTATTAATTATGCTGTAACGTTGCATACTGGCTTCGGGCTGCTATGTTACTGGTATTTACTCTGTATGCCGTATCTATGTGGTCTGACATTCCTTATTCCTTCTTCCTACTGAGAATTTCCTAGAGTGAGGACGGTGCCATTTCTTTATTCAATGATCATACAAGAAGCAAAAGTACAGCACGGGAAGAcaatctttattatattttaaataaaaacagagcagaTAGCAAGTTCACGAGGTATTTTTGATTATTATTCCTTTAAAATCAGGCCTCAATAACAATAATCAAAAGCAAGCCTTAACTGCACAGATATTTTGGTCACTATTATAATCTTCAAGGGCACAAAAGCCAGCAGTGCAAAGTAAGATGAAGGTAATGGCTATGAGAATTTTTGACGTGCCAAAAATGTAGCTCCCCACATGAAACTCTACCcttgtattttcttaatgttcttcTTAAACATTGAACAATTACTGTTACACAGCAACATATCAAACATGCACATAGTATTCCTACAAGAATACTATGTTAATATTGTCAGTATTAATACTAAGCCTTTCCTTCCCCTCAAAATGCAATGAATCATGGTTCTCCTCCCTATATATTCGTGTTAGTGGTaatatgcaaaattatttttgttttccggGCTAAATAACCAGATTGACTTCGCGTTTGGTGACCAGCTGTGTACcctaatttttcatcttttatcttcTTACTAAATTTAACTACATTTTATAAGCCCTGAGATATTCATTAACCTGCTAATGATTGTATACTTTGAATTTATACTTTATTCCACTCAATTTGAACCTCATGTAataagtatttaaattatttacagaTGGTTGTAACTAAAGCAATGACAAAATTTGCTACCTGTCTAGTTATACTGCTAGTAAGGCCTTTAACTAAGAGTTGCATATTTtatgcgctttttttttttttacttgctggAAGCAGTTCTTAAAATGACATCTCTAATTCTCTGTCAGCATTAAgtgcttttcattttgcttacTTCTACATGGATAATcagattccttttcttcttgtaaaacaattcttttttttctgccctgAACAGGTTAGTTGTTCAACTGAACAGGTGCCAAAAGGAACTCGGAATTCGCACAATACATTGAGAACTATAATGTTAACagagaaatatacatataataggaattcaataaatgttagctctacATGAAATTAGTCCATTGTAAGGCAGCTGTTAGTGTCATGTACTTTTCATCACGAGGTTTGTTTCACCACGGAATGCAAGTTACCAGATTTAATTGGTCCTCACATGTAAATCTAAgagtttgaaatttaaaaaaacattttgacaatcctcagaaaaaataaacacgtCAATGATGGCTGTTACTGTAATAATAGCTGGTACGGAAGAAAACTATTTTCCAGTAAATTAGATGTACAACTAAGGAGAAATCAAAAACTAAGAAGTGTTAGCTAATTAtcattttctccacatttatCTTTGCAGCATTTTTTTGTTCATATACTTATCCCTGTTAACTTCTCTGCTGAAAGAGAATTTTATTATCTGAACAGATTTCCCCATCTCCTTACGCACATGTTAGTGAAAAGCCGGTGTAAATATAAGATTGTATTTTCATGTCATgccatatttgtttttgttttttgccaacATTAAATTTTTCCCATGTAAATGATGCTGTGTAGAATGAGCTAATCTGCCAACTTACTATGAGATGGCTTTTGCTTAGAATATTCAGTTTTTGTTGAGAGCTTTTGAAGCATATTGCACGCTTGTCATCTAATACATTAACAAGTAACTATTACTCTTTTTAGAAAGGATACACTGACAAATTCTTAATTTAACGGCTTTGGCCGGACATTTTTACTGTGTCACAGGACAATAGCAATGGCAAAAACATTGACAATACAGTTCATGGTTCGGTTCTCCCATCTCACAGTACAGGTTcctgaaacacacacaaaaaaagactttgaaatattagcaaaatacTGAACTTGctaaaatattgaatattactAAAATATCTCATTGGTTTTAATATCTTATTTCCTGCAATTTGTTACATCTTCACATTTTGTATTTGTCTGAGGCATGCTTGTTCCTAGGTACATAGCAATCCGGTTGATAgccttttcaaaatttaattagaGATAAATAAGCGTTTGATAATAAGTGCACTGTGTGGCTTTACTAGAAGTTGGATTTTGTGTGAATCAGCTTAAGGTCTCTTACCATCAGATGTAGTATCCCAAAAACATGAACTGGCTGTGTGAAAGCCATATGCACTCCTCTGGACCACCGCACAGGTCACTAAAAATAAAGTTGCAGAATGAGAACACttacaagcaaaggaaaagataTGTAAGATCTGAGTGTTTGAGTTCAGGCTCTAAAAGctgtaaaataacagaaaacaaacattCGCTGAATAGATTAGAAAAAATAAGTCCTCTTGATTACCGCCATGATTTTGCCTCCACTGGATCCAGTCTGTTGCCCATTGCCATAACTACTGGTGATTGTAGTGCAGGAAAAATCTGGGCCAAATCAGGTGCCTCATTCCATGGTCATAATCCAgacacaaaaatgaagaaaagatgacACTGGCTAAACAATTACTGTGTGGCCCTTCACAGTCCTACACAGAAGGAGGCACAGAGCTACTGACAGGAAAACAGTGGGGCCGAGTGGGCTTCCCTGGAAAGAGGTAGCTGATGCAAATGCAAAAGGTGCTGCTGCAAAGGACAAGTAGGTGGTTTCTTTTGAGTAGTGAAAGATCTCCATCTTTTAGGTATTACCATATATTATCTTTGGATGCATAAGCCAGAAGCCCTTCATATCCTATTAGGATTCAACTTGTGTATCATTCATTTACATGCTCTAAATTCAGAAAAGACCATGAGGACATAGGGGAACAGACTAGTGAGGAAGGACATGGATACTTACCGATATATTTATAAGCTTTTCCCAGCTTAACCAAATGTGTTAAGGACTGTTCCACGATGCTTGCAGTCCATTGGTTGATGTTATTCTGGTTATAATCTTCACCTCCCAAGACCCCATCTATACACTAAAAGGGCAGAGGACAGTTAAAGACATATACAAATCCCAACAAAAGTTtattcataaacatttataacCCCCAAAAGCATCTTAGAAAATGTGCAtctggtaaatatttattatgcactGCCTCTGTTTTAGAATTTTCAACGCATATTTCCTGCACATATTATCTCACTCTGTGAGATACTATGGGccatataaagataaatatgacATGGCCTCTGTTGTAAAGAGCTAGCAGAGAAGCTAACAAAAGAAATCTGTAGCCCAAGAAAGACTAATCAAAGATAAGTTATCTCATAAAAGGATTATGGAGGGGAAGTGGAGACGAAGAAAGGGTGATAATTAATTGGTTAAAGAATGGCTTTGAAACAGCTGGGATTTGAAGTAGGTTTCAGATGCTAGAAACAAAGGATGAGgctaatttaaaaacagaattctcatgtgtaataattacattttcatttatattatgtAATTAGCTAGAAAGCTCGCACCTCCTGCCACTAAAAGTAAATCAACAAAGAGCACTTTTCAGGTGCTCTAGAACAAGCCAGTTAAGTAATTTT includes the following:
- the DYNLT3 gene encoding dynein light chain Tctex-type 3 isoform X1; its protein translation is MEEYHRHCDEVGFNVDEAHNIVKECIDGVLGGEDYNQNNINQWTASIVEQSLTHLVKLGKAYKYIVTCAVVQRSAYGFHTASSCFWDTTSDGTCTVRWENRTMNCIVNVFAIAIVL
- the DYNLT3 gene encoding dynein light chain Tctex-type 3 isoform X2; translation: MEEYHRHCDECIDGVLGGEDYNQNNINQWTASIVEQSLTHLVKLGKAYKYIVTCAVVQRSAYGFHTASSCFWDTTSDGTCTVRWENRTMNCIVNVFAIAIVL